Proteins encoded by one window of Arachis ipaensis cultivar K30076 chromosome B04, Araip1.1, whole genome shotgun sequence:
- the LOC107635887 gene encoding transcription factor MUTE → MSHIAVERNRRKQMNEHLKVLRSLTPSFYIKRGDQASIIGGVIEFIKELHQVLQALESQKRRKSLSPSPGPSPKALQPAFQQNDSPTGMGGGSFKELGASCNSSVADVEVKISGSNVILRVISHRIPGQVAKIIAVLEALSFEVLHLNISSMEDTVLYHFVVKVSKSIQ, encoded by the exons ATGTCTCACATAGCTGTTGAGAGGAACAGGAGAAAGCAGATGAATGAACATCTCAAAGTTTTGAGATCCTTAACCCCATCTTTCTATATTAAAAGG GGAGATCAAGCGTCCATAATAGGGGGAGTTATAGAGTTCATCAAGGAGCTACACCAAGTGCTTCAAGCTTTGGAGTCCCAGAAAAGGAGAAAGAGCCTAAGCCCTAGCCCAGGCCCAAGCCCAAAAGCGCTGCAGCCGGCGTTTCAGCAGAACGATAGCCCCACCGGAATGGGTGGTGGTTCCTTTAAGGAACTAGGAGCAAGTTGCAACTCTTCAGTTGCGGATGTGGAAGTTAAAATCTCAGGTTCTAATGTGATCCTGAGAGTAATTTCCCACAGGATTCCGGGTCAAGTTGCAAAGATCATTGCTGTTTTAGAAGCACTTTCCTTCGAAGTTCTTCATCTCAACATCAGTAGCATGGAGGATACAGTTCTCTACCATTTTGTTGTTAAGGTATCAAAATCCATTCAATAA